The following coding sequences lie in one Vitis vinifera cultivar Pinot Noir 40024 chromosome 19, ASM3070453v1 genomic window:
- the LOC100257125 gene encoding metal tolerance protein 10: MQTELQSESFDYRTELLSPALPGENGSAMRVPSWRINFEEFQVAEKQKDSNFGVAKLVKTIRKQKKLADYYKKQGKLLEGFNEVDAFTELGVLPGSLTEDEMKQLANNERLAIQASNIANMVLFIAKVYASVESRSLAVIASTLDSLLDLLSGFILWFTASAMRKPNQYQYPIGKKRMQPVGIVVFASVMATLGLQILFESGRELIIKAQPDRDPVKERWMIGIMVSVTVIKFALMTYCRRFKNEIIRAYAQDHFFDVITNSIGLVTAVLAIHFFWWIDPLGAILIALYTMATWAKTVMENVWSLIGRTAPPEFLAKLTYLIWNYHEEIKHIDTVRAYNFGSQYFVEVDIVVPEDMSLTQAHNIGEALQEKLEQLPEVERAFVHIDFEYTHKPEHMPKKC, translated from the exons atgcAGACTGAGCTTCAGAGTGAGTCGTTTGATTACCGGACGGAGCTTCTGTCGCCAGCGCTGCCCGGAGAGAACGGGAGTGCGATGAGGGTGCCGTCGTGGCGAATCAATTTTGAGGAGTTTCAGGTTGCGGAGAAACAGAAGGATTCCAATTTTGGTGTGGCGAAGCTTGTGAAGACGATAA GAAAGCAGAAGAAGCTCGCAGACTATTACAAGAAGCAGGGGAAGCTACTGGAAGGGTTCAATGAAGTGGACGCCTTCACTGAATTGGGCGTCTTGCCTGGGAGTTTAACCGAG gATGAAATGAAGCAGCTTGCAAACAATGAGAGGCTGGCAATTCAGGCATCCAACATAGCAAACATGGTTCTCTTCATAGCAAAAGTGTATGCTTCGGTTGAGAGCAGGTCACTGGCGGTGATAGCATCCACCCTTGACTCTCTCTTGGATCTTTTATCCGGCTTTATTTTGTGGTTTACTGCTTCTGCTATGAGAAAACCAAACCAATATCAATATCCTATTGGGAAGAAGAGGATGCAACCTGTG GGAATCGTTGTTTTTGCATCGGTGATGGCTACTCTTGGATTACAAATATTGTTTGAATCTGGTCGGGAACTTATTATAAAG GCTCAACCTGACAGGGATCCTGTGAAAGAACGATGGATGATTGGGATAATGGTCTCAGTTACAGTGATAAAATTTGCACTCATGACATATTGTCGCAGATTCAAGAACGAAATTATTAGGGCATATGCTCAAGATCATTTCTTTGATGTCATTACCAACTCAATAGGTTTGGTAACTGCAGTCCTAGCCATTCACTTCTTCTGGTGGATTGATCCTCTTGGGGCCATCCTC ATAGCTCTGTATACTATGGCTACTTGGGCTAAGACGGTTATGGAGAACGTGTGGTCATTGATTGGGCGAACAGCACCGCCGGAGTTCTTAGCAAAGCTAACATATCTAATATGGAACTATCACGAGGAGATCAAACATATTGACACTGTCAGGGCGTATAACTTTGGCTCCCAATACTTTGTGGAGGTTGATATAGTTGTGCCAGAGGACATGTCTCTAACTCAAGCGCACAACATCGGAGAGGCACTCCAAGAGAAGCTTGAGCAACTTCCGGAGGTGGAAAGAGCCTTTGTTCATATAGACTTTGAATACACTCATAAGCCTGAGCACATGCCCAAAAAGTGTTGA